ACTCTTCAGCCCGGAATTACGATCGTACTGGCTGGTGCCAGAGATGCCAGTCAGGCGATAGATAATGCCAAAGCAATGGAAATTGCTTTTAAAAGAGATGAAATTGATTACATCAATGAACAATTGAATAAAATTAGTTTTTAGTGAAACAACGATGTCGAAACAGTGCGGTTCCTTTAGAGACCGTACTGTTTCTATTTGGCGCTAATGTGCTTTATGCTTCATAAACCTAAGATTTAATGTTACCTTAGGTTTAAAATGTTAAACCATATCTATGAAGATCGAACAGGCTAATGACGATAAAAAGGGCAGTTTTAAAGCGATAGAAAATTATAAAGAGGCAGGAGTAATGACTTATGTCTGGGCAGGTCCCGGAAAGATAATTATTGACCACACGGAAGTAAATCCTGAATTTTCAGGTAAAGGTGTAGGGAAAACGCTAGTATTGGATGCCGTGCGTTACGCCAGAGAAAATAAAGTAAAAATCCTTCCCTTATGTCCTTTCGCTAAAAGTGTATTTGACAAGAATGAGGATTTAAAAGACGTTCTTTTCTAAATACAAAACCAGGATATACATGAAAATTTTAGCTTTTGCAGGAAGTAACAGCAGTAAATCGATCAATAGAAAACTGGTGATCCATACGCTCTCCTATTTTGAAGAGGAGACAGTGACACTTTTAGATCTGAATGATTTTGAAATGCCGCTTTTTTCTGTAGATAGGGAAAGCAAAGACGGACATCCTCGTCAGGCACATCAGCTACTGGAGCATATTGAAGCCTGCGATCTGATCATTGTATCAATGGCAGAACATAATAACAGTTACACTACTGCTTTTAAGAACGTAATGGACTGGTGCTCACGTGTCAATGGAAAGTTTTTTCAGAACAAACCCATGTTCCTATTGAGTACATCCCCAGGCGGATTTGGAGGCGGAAACGTAATGAATTCCGCAAAAGCATACTTTCCAAAATGCAGTGCCAATATATTGAGTACTTTCTCTCTGCCTTCTTTTTACCAGAATTTTGAGGAAAATGAAGGGATTACCAACCCCCAGATCCGGGCAGATTTTATTGCTAAAATTCAGGAACTCCGGGAAGGATTAAAAAAATAAGCCGGAAGATCTCCTCCGACTTATCCTTAATAATCTCCTCTGGATCACTATATCTATGATATTGCTTGATCAAATGTATCTATTTATGTAAGGCAAAAAAATCCCTGATTTTAGGTATTTTTTCCGTAACCCTGCGCTATATATAAAGGACTTAGTGGCTAAAACGGTCAT
This region of Pedobacter steynii genomic DNA includes:
- a CDS encoding NADPH-dependent FMN reductase, which encodes MKILAFAGSNSSKSINRKLVIHTLSYFEEETVTLLDLNDFEMPLFSVDRESKDGHPRQAHQLLEHIEACDLIIVSMAEHNNSYTTAFKNVMDWCSRVNGKFFQNKPMFLLSTSPGGFGGGNVMNSAKAYFPKCSANILSTFSLPSFYQNFEENEGITNPQIRADFIAKIQELREGLKK
- a CDS encoding GNAT family N-acetyltransferase; translated protein: MKIEQANDDKKGSFKAIENYKEAGVMTYVWAGPGKIIIDHTEVNPEFSGKGVGKTLVLDAVRYARENKVKILPLCPFAKSVFDKNEDLKDVLF